In Candidatus Stygibacter australis, the genomic window CCAGGTATCCGCTTAGTTCAGAGAAATTCTGGGTTTCCAGACTATGCTTTAGTTTACGGATAAAATACATGATATTGCTATTGAGGTGAGTTCCGGCAATCTTTGGTATCATCTTGAAAACAGTACCGAAGCGGAGAAATAGAATGATTTCCTGCTTTATATGATAGATTTTTTCATTAATGCTCTCATAAGAAATGGAATATTTCTCCAATAACTGCTCCAGTTGGATGCCCTTCACAAAATAATCTTTGGCTATATCTTTTTCGGTCTCAGTGAGAAATGAGTCTGGCACATCGTCGAGTACTGCCTTCAATTTAGGCATTTCTAAAAGATCCGGGTAGTTTTCTTCTTGAACAGTCAGTTGCAGCTTTTTCTTAAGATCGCCTTCTATTTTATTTGATTTCAGGAGCTGGAATGCATAGTTACGGGCAACCTGATATATCCACTGATCAGGCTTCTGCACCTTATCTTTCCAGAGAAACAGCTTAATAGAAGTCAATTGTGCAATTTCCTGGGCTAATTCATTCGTATGGCAGAAATATTGACCGATAGATAGTGCTTTCTGGTAATAATGATCATAAAATTGCTCTTCTGAGAATTTTTTTTGCCCGTTTTCACCCATAATCTACCCCTTCCCATATCTACTTTTATGGAGGTAGATATAGTGTTAAAAAAATTAGCCCTTTTGCTGGCGATTATCTTCTTATTCACCAATATTTACTGTCAAGGTCAATTTCCTGATTATCCGGTTATTACTCTGGAAGATCTGATCGGAGTAGAATACATTATTTTCCTGCAGCCTGCCAGTGGTGAATACATGGTTGTTATTATCGAAGGTGAGTATTTTTTAGTTTTTTTAGAGTAATAGATATGCAAATATGGCATTACAGTACGATCCGGTGTATTTTCATAGATGCGCATCTGCTTTTGAATCCGGCGAATCATCAGTAATGATGCTGAAACTATATGAGTTTTGGTTCAACTCCTTTCACCGGTTGAGGAGGATATATTTTTAAGTGTACATTATGCCATGAGGGCAGACCTGCGGGTTTGCCCTTTTTTGTTGGTTTTTTATGGACAATAGGGGAGTAATTTTGAGTTTTGGATTTTGAATGTTGATTGAATATAAGCCAGACTTGGAGAGGTTTGTGGTTTTTTAATCAGAGCTGGTCATCCGTCGCTTACGCTGTTCAAGACTATGGATGATTTTCAAAAGCTCTGGGTACAACGGGAGAACTGGGGAGTAATTTTGAATTTTGAGTTTTTAATTTTGAATGTGAATTTTGAATGGTGAAGATTTCTATAAAAAAACTACAATATTCAGAAAAAAGATTTTGACAAAAAAAAGGGTGTAGAGAAATTAGCACTTGAAATAGTTAATTGCTAATTTTAATAAATAAGGAGGTAATTATGGCAAAACAACTGAAGTTTAGTCATGATTCCAGAACATTACTCAAAAAGGGAGTTGATGAACTCACTAATGCAGTAAAAGTAACTTTGGGACCGCGCGGTCGCAATGTTGTTTTGGATAAGAAATTTGGCAGTCCTGTGATCACTAATGATGGAGTGACCATAGCCAAAGAGATCGAACTGGAAAATGAATTTGAAAATATGGGAGCGCAGCTTTGCAAAGAAGTTGCAGAAAGAACTCATGATAATGCAGGAGATGGAACTACAACCGCAACTATACTTGCTCAGGCAATCATAGAAGAAGGTCTTAAGCATGTAACAGCCGGTGTGAACCCGATGTATCTTAAACGTGGACTTGAAAAAGCAGCAAAAGTGGTAACAGCAGAAATCCATGAACTAAGTACAGAGATCAAGGATAGCAAAGAGATCGCTCAGATAGCATCAATCTCTGCTAATAATGATCAGGAAATCGGTGAATTGATCGCAAAAGCAATGGAAGAAGTTGGACGTGATGGCATTATTAATGTAGAAGAAGCCAAATCCATTGAAACTTATATGGAAAAAGTGGAAGGAATGCAGTTTGACAGGGGATTTATATCACCTTATTTTGTAACTGATCCAGAAAAAATGATCACAGAATTTGAAGATCCTTACATTTTGATGTATGATAAGAAGATCAGTGTGATGAAAGACCTTCTGCCTATCCTTCAGGAAGTAGCTCAGTCAGGAAAGCCCCTGATGATCATCTCAGAAGACATCGAAGGTGAAGCGCTGGCAACACTCGTGGTAAACCAGCTTCGTCATACAATAAATGTAGTGGCAGTAAAGGCTCCGGGATTTGGAGATCGTCGCAAAGCCATGATGCAGGATATTGCTATCCTTACAGGTGGCAATGTGATCAGTGAAGAGACTGGCAGAAAGCTTGACAGCGCTACTATGGAAGACCTGGGTTCAGCTCGTAAGGTAGTGATCGATAAAGATAACACTATCCTCCGTGAAGGTGCTGGAACCAAGCAGGATCTGGAAGCACGCGTAAGCCAGATCAAAGCTCAGATCGAAGAAACAACATCTGATTATGATAAAGAAAAGCTTCAGGAAAGATTAGCTAAGCTTTCCAGTGGAGTAGCTGTGATCAAAAT contains:
- the groL gene encoding chaperonin GroEL (60 kDa chaperone family; promotes refolding of misfolded polypeptides especially under stressful conditions; forms two stacked rings of heptamers to form a barrel-shaped 14mer; ends can be capped by GroES; misfolded proteins enter the barrel where they are refolded when GroES binds), whose protein sequence is MMAKQLKFSHDSRTLLKKGVDELTNAVKVTLGPRGRNVVLDKKFGSPVITNDGVTIAKEIELENEFENMGAQLCKEVAERTHDNAGDGTTTATILAQAIIEEGLKHVTAGVNPMYLKRGLEKAAKVVTAEIHELSTEIKDSKEIAQIASISANNDQEIGELIAKAMEEVGRDGIINVEEAKSIETYMEKVEGMQFDRGFISPYFVTDPEKMITEFEDPYILMYDKKISVMKDLLPILQEVAQSGKPLMIISEDIEGEALATLVVNQLRHTINVVAVKAPGFGDRRKAMMQDIAILTGGNVISEETGRKLDSATMEDLGSARKVVIDKDNTILREGAGTKQDLEARVSQIKAQIEETTSDYDKEKLQERLAKLSSGVAVIKIGAATETEMKEKKARVDDALHATRAAVEEGIVTGGGTTLIYASRAIDNLKLTTHEERVGAQILKAALTKPAYQIATNAGEEGAIIVEKIKKTKDIHYGYNAAINKFENLFEAGVIDPAKVVRCALQNAVSIAGLLLTTECIITDIKEPESPMPGGAPGMGGGMPGMY